One Plasmodium knowlesi strain H genome assembly, chromosome: 10 genomic window carries:
- a CDS encoding heptatricopeptide repeat-containing protein, putative: MSVASLFVNPIKGKLLNRVKMDKGYLLYSTVSKRFGELHQPRTKNEKKDHLEMIDEVFFDMADAMREKKKLEMEEYSSLHRNISEIILNHNTSKKNQVVKNIMRYCIELSRSSKVDGQRNKKKKKKKKGGDTNEVQMIEEEGIVVDVLLEEEKKKDVLNIIKCNIKEHSSQFNSCEIGIIFKCLLKIKVNDPCIVNTLLQNYFRRNMKFSQYGSLYVLHAFAKLKLLPEEENKFKLLCADIVKKINNFEFKNLCLVCNYISSLYNFNKFYTRNVVEQICSYLIGGNSHNQDPHEGGPCVYPDSVWCPDSIHYVANACARVNHLNKELFQFLKNKIEEKAAHFSIDQLVSLTNAYSKFKSAEEANFLTLYIRIAEELINKSYLLKPRHLSVLANSFNNACVLHEELFHIITENSLLLLSSFEPKQIVMIIHAYVNIGLSNNALLESIWNTAVVFIHEYTLQELSMLLQAYTKSSQHRQDFFHQLSRKIYSLITTSYPFLEQNETTNSVTYTDQKYVEMIQKTKVVENLTPERVTSEKLFSILYLLINHQYYCTYVDNLSTESDAKQNYRLHSREQIQIGSPSKGPTTSNDLNSNKHFNNYNEHTLNEKKDEPYDFLIRKVGMMEEPPHANHCSENYNGASPSTTTLSGKTKPQKGDDPSEEHSPHENSPSCDVPKMYYNSSNSHSLDISKMEQLLITHLNKDINPTLICSIIYSLIKGNCMLQYDLLICLSKLALIFLKQFKISELANVCSALSEAYVRASDENNRQNELIAKWQNRKDPEEMADEEGAPSSETASSYNVGISNRKNKSEKSLPAYDEQLYNLSKQYLTMCTLFFDNVQSYLGGKKKSFTDVHSTYKLITAFGGLRMSKYSSISLHLFSLSLLEIKHLSYLPLQKMANAFMQMNVYNEDVYAFINKIQKTKKNK; the protein is encoded by the exons atgagtgtaGCTTCCCTTTTTGTCAACCCAATAAAGGGTAAACTACTGAACAGAGTGAAAATGGACAAAGGCTACCTCCTGTACAGCACGGTGAGCAAACGGTTTGGAGAACTTCATCAGCCAAGAActaaaaacgaaaagaaggATCACCTCGAAATGATTGACGAGGTATTCTTTGACATGGCCGACGCGatgagagaaaagaagaaactggaaatggaagaatataGCAGCTTACATAGAAACATTTccgaaattattttgaacCATAACACATCTAAGAAGAACCAGGTTGTGAAGAACATAATGCGATACTGCATCGAGTTGAGCAGAAGTAGCAAAGTGGATGgtcaaagaaataaaaaaaaaaaaaaaaaaaaaaaagggggagacaCGAACGAAGTACAAATGatcgaagaagaaggaatagtCGTAGACGTACTattggaagaggaaaaaaaaaaagacgtcCTGAACATCATCAAGTGTAACATAAAAGAGCACTCCAGTCAGTTCAATTCATGCGAAATAGGAATTATTTTCAAGTGCCTCCtcaaaataaaagtaaacgATCCATGCATCGTAAATACACTActgcaaaattattttaggCGAAATATGAAGTTCTCCCAATATGGGTCTCTATATGTTCTTCATGCCTTTGCCAAGTTAAAGTTATTAcctgaggaggaaaataaattcaaaCTGCTATGCGCAGAtatagtgaaaaaaattaacaattttgagTTCAAAAATTTATGCTTGGTTTGTAACTACATCTCTTCCTTGTATAACTTTAACAAATTTTACACCAGAAATGTTGTGGAGCAGATATGCTCATATCTTATTGGGGGGAATTCCCACAACCAAGATCCCCATGAGGGAGGCCCATGTGTATACCCCGATTCAGTGTGGTGTCCCGATTCGATTCATTACGTGGCAAATGCATGTGCCAGAGTTAACCATTTGAACAAGgaactttttcaatttttgaagaataaaattgaagAGAAAGCTGCACACTTTTCCATAGACCAGCTTGTCTCCCTAACCAATGCGTACAGTAAATTCAAAAGTGCAGAAGAAGCAAATTTCCTAACATTATACATACGCATAGCAGaagaattaataaataaatcttATTTGCTCAAACCAAGACATTTAAGCGTTTTAGCCAACTCGTTCAATAATGCATGTGTGCTACATGAGGAACTGTTCCACATCATTACTGAAAATAGTTTACTTCTTCTAAGTTCTTTTGAACCAAAACAGATCGTAATGATTATCCATGCGTACGTAAATATCGGTTTATCAAACAATGCACTTTTGGAGTCCATCTGGAATACTGCCGTGGTATTTATTCACGAGTACACCTTGCAGGAGTTGTCCATGTTGCTCCAGGCATATACGAAGAGTTCCCAACACCGACAGGATTTCTTCCACCAACTGAGCCGAAAAATTTATTCGCTCATTACCACGTCTTATCCATTTctggaacaaaatgaaactaCCAATTCGGTAACATACACTGATCAAAAGTACGTAGAAATGATCCAAAAGACTAAGGTGGTAGAAAATTTAACTCCAGAAAGGGTTACATCAGAAAAACTATTCTCCATTCTATACCTCTTGATTAATCACCAGTATTATTGTACATATGTGGATAACCTCTCAACCGAGTCAGACGCCAAGCAGAATTACCGTCTCCATTCCAGGGAGCAAATCCAAATTGGCAGTCCCTCAAAAGGACCAACAACAAGTAACGATTTAAATTCAAATAAACATTTTAACAACTATAATGAACATAcattgaatgaaaaaaaggacgagcCATACGATTTTCTGATTAGAAAGGTGGGGATGATGGAAGAACCTCCTCATGCTAATCATTGTAGTGAGAATTACAATGGGGCGTCTCCTTCGACAACAACCTTGTCTGGTAAAACGAAACCACAGAAAGGTGACGATCCAAGTGAGGAACATTCTCCCCACGAAAACAGCCCCTCGTGCGATGTACCAAAAATGTACTATAACAGCTCAAATAGCCATTCATTGGACATaagcaaaatggaacaacTGCTAATAACCCATCTTAATAAAGACATAAATCCCACCTTGATATGCTCAATAATCTATTCCTTAATTAAAGGCAACTGCATGCTCCAATACGACTTGCTCATATGCCTATCCAAATTAGCACTCATCTTTCTCAAGCAGTTTAAAATTTCAGAGCTAGCAAATGTGTGCTCTGCTCTCTCAGAGGCCTATGTGCGTGCATCCGATGAAAATAATAGGCAAAATGAACTGATAGCGAAATGGCAAAATAGGAAAGATCCAGAGGAAATGGCTGATGAGGAGGGAGCTCCTTCATCCGAAACTGCCTCATCATATAATGTGGGGATATCGaataggaaaaacaaaagtgaGAAGAGTCTACCAGCCTACGATGAACAACTATACAATTTATCCAAACAATATTTAACCATGTGCACCCTCTTTTTCGATAACGTACAATCCTATttgggagggaaaaaaaaatcatttacTGATGTGCACAGTACGTACAAATTGATAACTGCCTTTGGAGGCCTCCGCATGAGCAAGTACTCCTCCATCTCCTTACATTTATTTAGTCTCTCTCTCCTAGAGATTAAGCACTTGTCCTATTTGCCCCTCCAGAAAATG GCAAATGCGTTCATGCAAATGAACGTCTATAATGAAGACGTCTATGCATTTATAAACAAAATacaaaaaacgaaaaagaacaagTGA
- a CDS encoding apicoplast TIC22 protein, putative: MCWILFLCIYMFHTLKCLKINTTFKGDIGLLVNNDRTYKKRPVEKKLCLLRNKINLKFWKKKYHERSIDEKLNVIPVYILTNYNNSPYIFHENEKQVCYLFLCPYDAESMLKDIVNSNGVRNTRNIKIHYLNMQKAYQLINEFLLLKKAEKRNPHVGKNNVCWKLIPSKRQMQNAHLFLSFKKRSELVCPIFYVDGYYLQRDSKDIVPLFFDVEDLKSAIEETPLKNNKIKVLNFVDLIFSDDHKKFGFIPSSKSVAYLSRLEKIGVRKSYF; encoded by the exons ATGTGCTGGATCCTTTTTctctgtatatatatgtttcaTACTTTGAAATGcttgaaaataaatacaacATTTAAAGGGGATATAGGTTTATTAGTAAACAACGACAGAACGTACAAGAAAAGGCCAgtcgaaaaaaaactatGCTTAttaaggaataaaataaatttaaagttttggaagaagaaatatcatGAGAGATCCATAGATGAGAAGCTGAATGTTATCCCAGTGTACATATTGacaaattataataattcTCCCTACATATTtcacgaaaatgaaaaacaagtGTGTTACCTTTTTCTATGTCCGTACGATGCAGAAAGTATGTTGAAAGATATAGTAAATAGCAATGGGGTGAGAAATACcaggaatataaaaatacattACTTGAATATGCAGAAGGCTTATCAGCTGATAAAcgaatttttacttttgaaaaaagcaGAGAAGAGAAATCCTCATGTGGGCAAGAATAATGTGTGCTGGAAGTTAATCCCATCGAAGAGGCAAATGCAAAatgcacatttatttttatcctttaaaaaaagaagcgaaCTGGTatgtcccattttttatgtagaCGGGTATTACCTACAACGGGATTCCAAAGACATTGTTCCTTTGTTTTTCGATGTGGAGGATCTTAAGAGCGCAATTGAAGAAACCCCCTTGAAGAATAACAAAATTAAGGTCCTAAATTTTGTCGACCTGATCTTTTCG GACGATCACAAGAAGTTCGGATTCATACCCAGTTCGAAGAGTGTGGCCTACTTGAGCAGGTTGGAAAAGATTGGAGTGAGGAAGTCCTACTTTTAA
- a CDS encoding KIR protein, translating to MSASSGSILTEEEMRRVFPSKVAESEINSSGDTSCKDGGSGSISSVEQTLKGHDDIASDAEDIAKYFCYVYEKKENISQDVSPCYYLYYYLGDLFYNSMESEDSFWRLMGIVSQQLGDIIGYNQTCKVELSKIKKDLFIWEKKVHDYYKDYTTIGEKLNTKNADTPCSEALQEYLRNAALAYGQIESYCLEPNGGGIEYCTKFSTTYKDLTLPNDLSSMCGSTSTRSTTFVRPEQTREQQQLIQEEARRRSAEAVTDGSTATTGSDSTIAPGAVAGGTIATIGLPTIGFFLYKYTNIFDGIKNSLFGGLNNGNNRRGRRSTGRHNFQHFDDTLTDNDSSTLGDDGSTTLGGGGGGGSSTLGGSSTDVSTIYNDGRGRPSPPKGRAGTNNRRQGNIRYYAT from the exons ATGTCGGCGTCATCTGGGAGTATACTGACG gAGGAGGAAATGAGGAGGGTGTTCCCATCAAAAGTAGCAGAATCTGAAATCAACAGTTCCGGAGACACATCTTGTAAGGATGGTGGTAGTGGTTCCATTTCAAGTGTAGAACAGACATTAAAGGGACATGATGATATTGCAAGTGATGCTGAGGACATTGCAAAATATTTCTGTTAtgtgtatgaaaaaaaagaaaacatttcGCAAGATGTTTCACCctgttattatttatattactACCTGGGGGATTTGTTCTATAACAGTATGGAGAGTGAAGATTCATTCTGGCGCTTGATGGGTATAGTTAGCCAACAGCTGGGGGACATAATTGGTTATAATCAGACATGTAAAGTTGAGCTTAGCAAAATTAAGAAGGACCTTTTCATATGGGAGAAGAAAGTACACGACTATTATAAAGACTACACTACAATAGGAGAAAAGTTAAACACGAAGAATGCTGACACTCCCTGTAGTGAAGCATTACAGGAATACCTACGTAATGCTGCTTTAGCATATGGTCAAATAGAGAGCTATTGCTTGGAACCTAATGGGGGGGGCATAGAATATTGCACCAAGTTTAGCACAACATATAAGGACCTTACTCTCCCAAATGATTTAAGTTCGATGTGTGGATCAACATCCACACGGTCAACTACATTTGTTCGACCTGAGCAGACCAGGGAGCAGCAGCAACTAATCCAGGAAGAAGCAAGACGTAGAAGCGCAGAAGCCGTGACAGATGGTAGCACTGCCACCACGGGCTCCGACTCGACAATCGCACCTGGTGCTGTAGCTGGTGGTACCATTGCCACGATCGGATTACCAACCATCggtttctttttatacaaa tatACTAACAtatttgatggaataaaaaactcCCTCTTTGGTGGACTCAATAACGGCAACaacagaagaggaagaagatctaCTGGTCGACATAATTTTCAACACTTTGACGACACTTTAACAGACAATGATTCTTCTACACTAGGAGACGACGGTTCCACGACCttaggtggtggtggtggtggtggatcATCCACCTTAGGTGGTAGCTCGACCGATGTTTCTACCATCTATAATGATGGACGAGGTCGACCATCACCACCCAAAGGAAGGGCAGGAACAAATAATAGAAGACAAGGAAATATACGTTATTATGCTACGTAA
- a CDS encoding cell cycle regulator protein, putative, whose translation MKGFCADNISSQNLMKSSVQRSIKATILKQYPKLEDFIEDIFPKKGSLFLGKCINHVTVIIGNSELLFFQIRNGPWMPNLKLVHKYPFMMPQIQVDKGAIKNVLRGSNIMCPGVTSPGGKLDDVESNTVVQIRAEDKEFACAIGITTMSSKEIVEVNKDICIENIHYLNDGLWNCKIEN comes from the exons ATGAAGGGATTTTGCGCTGACAACATTTCCTCCCAGAATTTGATGAAGTCCTCAGTTCAGAGGAGTATCAAAGCAACG ATCTTAAAGCAGTACCCCAAATTAGAAGATTTCATTGAGGACATATTTCCCAAAAAGGGGTCCCTGTTTTTAGGAAAATG CATAAACCACGTTACCGTAATTATTGGGAACAGtgaattacttttttttcaaataagaAATGGTCCATGGATGCCCAACTTAAAATTAGTGCACAAat ACCCCTTCATGATGCCACAGATACAAGTTGACAAAGGAGCCATAAAGAACGTTCTGCGTGGGTCGAATATAATGTGTCCAGGAGTTACATCCCCTGGTGGAAAGCTTGATGACGTGGAATCGAACACGGTGGTT CAAATTCGAGCGGAGGACAAAGAATTCGCGTGTGCCATAGGAATAACTACCATGTCATCGAAGGAAAT cGTGGAGGTGAACAAGGATATTTGCATCGAAAATATACATTACCTGAATGATGGTTTGTGGAATTGCAAAATTGAGAATTAG
- a CDS encoding thioredoxin-like protein, putative, which yields MFFSPRFRTISIVSLSVFFLTFFLSPFFVRHNDNAVRGVVLKNGYHSKHIASQDATTMIYQALHFTQNKRLANTWRKRKRSTLSFLNLEKKKLPHLLCFHSEDCEYCNSMEKLLTKLKNEEGVNFLKLEMYENSYNFELLQQLDYDNLCGGLPYYYNLKTHYNICGATTYHNLRNWALDKKCNPNEPPSEEF from the exons atgtttttttcaccccGGTTTCGCACAATTAGCATTGTCTCTCtgtccgttttttttcttacattttttttaagtcctttttttgttcgtcaCAATGATAACGCGGTCAGGGGAGTGGTTCTAAAAAATGGGTACCACTCAAAACATATAGCATCACAGGACGCAACAACGATGATTTACCAAGCACTCCATTTTACGCAGAACAAGAGATTAGCCAACACGTGGAGGAAACGGAAAAGGAGcaccctttcttttctcaatttggaaaaaaaaaaattaccacaCCTCCTTTGTTTCCACAGTGAGGATTGCGAATACTGCAACAGTATGGAAAAGCTCCTAACCAAATTAAAGAACGAAGAAGGGGTTAACTTTCTAAAATTAGAAATGTATGAAAATTCATACAACTTTGAGTTGCTACAGCAGCTGGATTATGATAATTTATGTGGGGGGTTGCCTTATTACTATAACTTGAAAACACACTACAATATTTGCGGAGCCACCACCTACCACAACTTGAGAAACTGGGCCCTGGACAAGAAGTGCAA CCCCAATGAGCCTCCCAGTGAAGAATTTTAA